TCTGCACGACATCGCCCGGGACCACTCCGGGCTGGCCGGCGAGCACCTGGGCAGGGCCACACTGATCCTGCCCAGTGCCGATGACGACCGGACCGTCGAGGAGGTCCACCAGCAGCTGCGTCGCACGCTGGCAGGCCCCGTCGTCGTCATCGGAGAACGGGTGGTGCATCACGACTGGGCACGCGCCTTCTCCCTGGCCAGTCGCTGCGGCGCCGTGGTGCGAGGAATCGGGCATACCGACCTGGGTGCCACAACCCGTCGGTACGCCCTCTATGCCATGGCGTTCGACACCGAGCGGGTCCAGGAGCTCAACCGGTTCGTCTTCGACACCATAGGACCGCTGGTGGAGTACGACGAGCAACGCGGCACCGATCTCGTCGACACGCTCAGTGCCTACTACGCCCACCACGCCAATGTGGCGGCGACCGCACGGGCGTTGTACGTGCATGTCAATACGCTGCTCAAGCGACTGGACCGCGCCAGCAGCGTCCTCGACCTCGATTGGCGCCACGAGTACAACCTGGAACTGCAACTCGGACTGCGGCTGCACCAGCTCAGAGCGATCGCGGCTGCCCCGATGCAGCCTTGAAGGGCGCTTCCACCGAACCGAGTCCTGTCAGGCCCCGGCAGGTCGAATGCCCTCAGCCCATACGCATCGACTCCCGAAGGCTGCTCTTCGACAACTTGCCGGTACCCGTCTTGGGCAGGGCCGCCAGGAAGACGATGTCGTCGGGCAGCCACCACTTGGCGACCATCGGCGTGATGTGCTGCAAGAGCTCGTCGGCCGTGCCCCCGCTGCCCTCACGGAGCACCACGTAGGCGACGGGACGTTCCGTCCACCGCGGGTCCGGGCGGGCGATCACGGCGACTTCGGCGACGTCCGGGTGTGAGGCGATGGCGGTTTCGAGTTCCACCGAGGAGATCCACTCGCCTCCGGACTTGATCAGGTCCTTGATCCGGTCCACCAGGCGCAGGTAGCCATCGGCGTCGATGGTGGCCAGATCACCGGTGCGCAGCCAGCCGTCGTCGGTGTAGCTCTCGTCCGCTCCCACCCGGAAGTAGCCACTGGCCACCCACGGCCCCGACACCTGCAGCTCGCCGACGGCGTGGCCGTCGCGCGGCAGCTCCCGGCCCGTGTCGACGTCGACGATCCGCACGTTCACCAACGGCAGCGGCTGCCCCTGGGCGGCCCGTACTGCCACCCGCTCCTCCGGGGTCGCCTGCTCGTGCTGGGTGCGCGTACCGCCGATGGCCCCGACGGGGCTGACCTCCGTCATCCCCCAGGAATGGGTGATGGGTACCCCTAGCGCGGCGCGATAGGTCTCGGACAGCGTCGGCGGAACGGCGGACCCGCCGCCGAGCAGGAAGCGTGTGGCACTAAGGTCGTACTCCCTCAGCTGTGGAACCAGACTCGACCACACCGTGGGAACGGCACCCGCGACAGTGACCCGCTCGGTCTGCATCAACTGGAGCAGGTGAGCCGGTTCCGCCGAGTGGCCGGGCAGGACCAGGGAGGCACCCGCCATCATCGCGCCGTAGGGCAGCCCCCAGGCGTTGGCGTGGAAGAACGGCACGATCGGCATCACGACGTCGCTCTCGCGGAGGCCGATGAGACCGGCCGCCAGTGTGCCGAGACAGTGCAGGACGGTCGAACGGTGGCTGTACAGCACGCCCTTGGGCCGTCCGGTCGTACCCGACGTGTAGCACAGCCCGGAGGCCAGGTTCTCGTCCGCGAGCACGAACGTGTCCTCGAAGGAACCCGCGAACGGATCAGCACCCGAGAGCAACTCGTCGTAGTCCAGGATGCGAGGATCCGGTCGGATGTCCGTCGGACTGCCGTCGGGCAGCACCACCCAGTGCCGCACACGTGGCATCCGGTCGAGAATCGGCCGGATCCGTGGGAGCAGCCTGCGATCGACGAACACCACGTCGTCCTCGGCGTGGTTGACGATGTATTCGAGGTGCTCCGACGAGAGCCGGATGTTGATGGTGTGCAGGACTCGCTTGGTGGCCGGGACGGCGAGATAAAGCTCGAGGTGGCGTCGGTTGTTGCTGGCGAACGTGGCGACACGGGCACCGACCGGGACGTCGAGGGAGTCCAGGACGGTGGCGAGACGCCGAGCGTGCTGTACGACGTCGACATACGTGTGCCGCTCCGTGCCGGCTGTGGTGACGTGCTTGTGCGCGTAAAGCCGTTCGGCTCGCTCAAGGATGTGCGCGATGGTGAGCGGACGCGGCTGCATCAGACCGTCCATGACATCGACTGCTCCGGCGACGGTCGCGACGAGGGCCTGATCGGGCATGGGTCTTCTCTTTCCGGTCGGCAGGTCCGCCACGCGGGGCGGACACGGGATCGAGGGACGCGGGGATCTGTATGCCGCACGTCACCTTAGGTGCGATTCCGGATCGACCAGAGGTGGGAACCTCCCACTCATCCACCCGTTTCGGCGTCGGTTCCGTACACCGCGGCCGGAACAGCTACACACCGCTGGACGAAGCTGGCAGGCCTTCACTGCTTCAGCGGTAGATCGGCTTCGGCCGCTCGCGCGAAGTCACATGCCCCAGCCCCCAGTCATCCATGGCGCCACCCACACCACTCGAAGGGGGCTAGAACGTTCTGTCTTGACAGTGACCGCTTCCAGCCGTGAGACTGACATCTAGACCGAACGTTCTACCGTGCAACAGCGAATCCGTCGGCTGGAGAATCCGTCACGACGGTCACCGCAGGCGCGAGAGTG
This sequence is a window from Streptomyces ortus. Protein-coding genes within it:
- a CDS encoding long-chain fatty acid--CoA ligase, whose amino-acid sequence is MPDQALVATVAGAVDVMDGLMQPRPLTIAHILERAERLYAHKHVTTAGTERHTYVDVVQHARRLATVLDSLDVPVGARVATFASNNRRHLELYLAVPATKRVLHTINIRLSSEHLEYIVNHAEDDVVFVDRRLLPRIRPILDRMPRVRHWVVLPDGSPTDIRPDPRILDYDELLSGADPFAGSFEDTFVLADENLASGLCYTSGTTGRPKGVLYSHRSTVLHCLGTLAAGLIGLRESDVVMPIVPFFHANAWGLPYGAMMAGASLVLPGHSAEPAHLLQLMQTERVTVAGAVPTVWSSLVPQLREYDLSATRFLLGGGSAVPPTLSETYRAALGVPITHSWGMTEVSPVGAIGGTRTQHEQATPEERVAVRAAQGQPLPLVNVRIVDVDTGRELPRDGHAVGELQVSGPWVASGYFRVGADESYTDDGWLRTGDLATIDADGYLRLVDRIKDLIKSGGEWISSVELETAIASHPDVAEVAVIARPDPRWTERPVAYVVLREGSGGTADELLQHITPMVAKWWLPDDIVFLAALPKTGTGKLSKSSLRESMRMG